One region of Sulfurisphaera ohwakuensis genomic DNA includes:
- the mcm gene encoding minichromosome maintenance protein MCM, whose translation MAIQQADYGDLLLEFINTYRDSKGKPTYLNQINEIIAYRKKSIIINFSDLFNFNEQLATQIINNPKEIFPILENKIYDYIIEKDPSFQDEIKKIHLRITNVPRLIELRKIRSSDAGKLITIEGILVKSTPVKERLSRSVFKHINPDCMQDFVWPPEGEFDEIIELPTTCPVCGKAGQFKLIEDRSEFIDWQKAVIQERPEEIPPGQLPRQLEVVFEDDLVDSARPGDRVKIVGILEIKKDSQIKRGSKAIFDFYLKVNSIEISQKVLDEVKISEEDEKKIRELSRDPWIREKIISSIAPSIYGHWEIKEAIALALFGGVPKIMEDGTRVRGDIHVLIIGDPGTAKSQILQFAARVAPRAVYTTGKGSTAAGLTATVTRDKNTGDYYLEAGALVLADGGVAVIDEIDKMREEDRVAIHEAMEQQTVSIAKAGIVAKLNARATVIAAGNPKLGRYIAERGIAENINLPPTILSRFDLIFILIDKPGVEDQLLASHILNVHAGKTKSTEIIDVDLLKKYIAYARKNIFPKLSDEAKSLLQDFFVEMRKKSSESPDSPIIITPRQLEALIRISEAYARMALKNEVTREDAERAINIMRIFLENVGLDVESGKIDIDTIMTGKPKSAREKMARILEIIDTLAGTNECAKVKEIVKEAEGIGIDKASVEKLLTDMRKQGLIYESRPDCYRKV comes from the coding sequence TTGGCTATACAACAAGCTGACTACGGAGACTTGTTACTTGAATTTATCAATACATATAGAGATAGCAAAGGTAAACCTACTTATCTTAATCAAATAAATGAAATTATTGCATATAGAAAGAAGAGCATTATAATAAATTTCAGCGATTTGTTTAACTTTAATGAGCAACTAGCGACTCAAATAATCAATAATCCTAAAGAAATTTTTCCTATATTAGAGAATAAAATATATGACTATATAATAGAAAAAGATCCTTCATTCCAAGATGAAATAAAGAAAATACACTTAAGAATTACTAATGTACCAAGACTCATAGAATTAAGAAAAATAAGAAGTAGTGATGCAGGAAAACTAATTACAATAGAAGGTATATTAGTTAAATCTACTCCAGTAAAAGAAAGATTGAGTAGATCAGTGTTTAAACACATTAATCCAGATTGTATGCAAGATTTTGTATGGCCACCAGAAGGAGAATTTGATGAAATTATTGAACTACCTACGACATGTCCGGTGTGTGGAAAAGCTGGACAATTTAAACTTATTGAGGACAGATCAGAATTCATAGATTGGCAAAAAGCAGTCATCCAGGAGAGGCCAGAAGAAATTCCACCTGGACAGTTACCTAGACAACTTGAAGTAGTCTTTGAAGACGATTTAGTTGATTCTGCCCGTCCTGGAGATAGAGTGAAGATAGTTGGAATTTTAGAGATAAAGAAAGATTCTCAAATAAAAAGAGGGAGCAAAGCTATCTTTGATTTTTATTTGAAAGTTAATAGTATAGAAATTTCACAAAAAGTATTGGATGAAGTAAAGATCTCAGAAGAAGATGAGAAAAAAATTAGAGAATTATCTAGAGATCCTTGGATAAGAGAGAAGATAATTAGTTCAATAGCGCCATCAATATACGGACATTGGGAGATAAAGGAAGCAATAGCATTAGCCCTATTTGGGGGAGTACCAAAGATAATGGAAGATGGTACCAGAGTCAGAGGAGATATACATGTACTAATTATTGGTGATCCAGGTACAGCGAAATCTCAAATTTTACAGTTTGCTGCAAGAGTTGCTCCTAGAGCTGTATATACAACTGGAAAAGGTTCTACTGCTGCTGGATTAACAGCTACGGTAACTAGAGATAAAAATACTGGAGATTATTATTTAGAAGCTGGTGCATTAGTATTAGCAGATGGAGGAGTCGCAGTAATAGATGAAATTGATAAAATGAGAGAAGAAGATAGAGTAGCAATACATGAAGCAATGGAACAGCAAACAGTCTCTATAGCAAAAGCTGGAATTGTTGCTAAGCTAAATGCAAGGGCTACAGTAATAGCTGCAGGAAATCCTAAGTTAGGAAGATATATAGCTGAAAGAGGAATAGCTGAAAATATTAATTTACCACCTACTATACTTTCAAGATTCGATTTGATATTTATACTAATAGATAAACCTGGTGTAGAAGATCAATTATTAGCTTCACATATATTAAATGTTCATGCTGGTAAAACAAAGAGTACAGAAATTATAGATGTAGATTTACTTAAGAAGTACATAGCATATGCTAGGAAGAATATATTTCCAAAACTGAGTGATGAAGCAAAAAGTTTATTACAAGATTTCTTCGTAGAGATGAGAAAGAAGAGTTCTGAATCACCAGATTCTCCAATAATTATAACCCCAAGACAACTTGAAGCCTTAATAAGAATATCTGAAGCTTATGCAAGAATGGCACTAAAAAATGAAGTTACGAGAGAAGATGCTGAAAGAGCAATAAATATAATGAGAATATTCCTCGAGAATGTAGGATTAGATGTAGAATCTGGCAAAATAGATATTGATACGATTATGACTGGAAAGCCAAAGAGTGCAAGAGAAAAAATGGCCAGAATACTAGAAATCATCGATACCTTAGCTGGCACAAACGAGTGTGCAAAAGTAAAAGAGATTGTAAAAGAAGCTGAGGGAATAGGAATTGATAAAGCAAGTGTAGAAAAATTATTAACCGATATGAGAAAACAAGGCTTAATTTACGAATCTAGACCAGATTGTTATAGAAAAGTCTAA
- a CDS encoding UPF0147 family protein, protein MASLYDNEAKIKQAIIMLQKIVNDTSVPRNIRRAATDAIRNLQDSSLSPAVRAANAIGILEEISQDPNMPTHTRISIWNVVSMLETVKD, encoded by the coding sequence ATGGCATCCCTTTATGACAATGAGGCAAAAATAAAACAAGCAATAATAATGTTACAAAAGATAGTAAATGATACTAGCGTACCAAGAAATATTAGAAGGGCCGCAACTGACGCAATAAGAAACTTGCAAGATTCATCATTAAGCCCGGCAGTAAGGGCCGCAAATGCAATAGGTATACTCGAAGAAATAAGTCAAGACCCTAATATGCCCACACATACAAGAATATCAATTTGGAATGTAGTATCTATGTTAGAAACTGTAAAAGACTGA
- a CDS encoding DUF655 domain-containing protein produces MQRRRDVKVRMEKIAYILDYMRQGNPLDKHPQHKNRPVMQLLGEDYFMLMEATPLSSNIDFQIEQKLELENSPIKIDFHITYEDLTSVAKDELPKVIRKIITEDKSSIFVEFFNKAEPLTLKLHALELLPNIGKKTLRIILEERKKQPFVDFKDIETRVGIKDVVGLLIERIIKELQGGEKYYLFVYPLFDEKSKKLGEHSIYIGYLEKLGKYNESGSTFSS; encoded by the coding sequence ATGCAGAGACGAAGGGATGTAAAAGTCAGAATGGAAAAGATTGCATACATTTTAGACTATATGAGGCAAGGTAATCCGCTGGATAAACACCCACAACATAAAAACAGGCCTGTTATGCAATTACTAGGAGAGGATTATTTTATGCTTATGGAGGCGACTCCTTTATCAAGTAATATTGATTTCCAGATAGAACAAAAATTAGAATTAGAAAATTCACCTATAAAGATTGATTTCCACATAACTTATGAAGATCTGACAAGTGTTGCTAAGGATGAACTACCTAAAGTTATTAGAAAGATAATTACAGAAGATAAATCATCTATATTTGTTGAGTTTTTCAATAAGGCAGAACCACTTACCTTAAAACTTCATGCTTTAGAGCTTTTACCAAATATAGGTAAAAAAACGCTAAGAATAATACTGGAAGAGAGAAAGAAACAGCCCTTTGTTGATTTTAAAGATATTGAAACCAGAGTGGGGATAAAAGATGTTGTAGGTTTACTCATTGAAAGGATAATTAAAGAATTACAAGGAGGAGAAAAATATTATCTATTTGTGTATCCTTTATTTGATGAAAAGAGTAAAAAACTTGGTGAACATTCTATCTATATAGGGTACCTAGAGAAATTGGGAAAATATAATGAATCTGGGTCAACATTTTCTAGTTAA
- a CDS encoding Clp1/GlmU family protein, whose product MLINKDIDIVVRGPCKIRVKQGTIDIQGIEINDEIEIKDNKTYTLTTLRESEIDTECQIISYFPSLSWRKIGERISGKVIVIGDENSGKTYFSNLVANLNNSQIIDADVGQSSIFIPTFISLSNIKKTLNAKEKGYSELQFFGHKSPSVNPKLHIALVSKLIQNNNIVIDTDGWITGIYAYRHKLELIYLTEPEYIVVFENNINLTFPKALENRILYVKAFPLPDKRDRNKRRKYRQELFKEYFSKATIIQIESDKLFGTPLADSLFISWGTPLQLVYELPCEGYYVPNIKGLLVGLTKKGKIVGAGIIQDINKNYVLIKTPEKDFDGVLLGYISLNENYEDTEVKIRKCPESSHLKE is encoded by the coding sequence ATGTTAATTAACAAAGATATAGATATAGTAGTTAGAGGGCCTTGTAAAATAAGAGTAAAACAAGGTACTATAGATATTCAAGGCATTGAAATAAACGATGAAATAGAAATAAAAGATAACAAAACATACACTCTAACTACTTTGAGAGAAAGTGAAATAGATACAGAATGCCAAATAATTTCTTACTTTCCTTCTCTTAGTTGGAGAAAAATAGGAGAGAGAATAAGCGGAAAAGTAATTGTTATAGGTGACGAAAATTCAGGGAAAACTTATTTTTCAAATTTAGTTGCAAATCTTAATAATAGTCAAATAATAGATGCAGATGTAGGACAGTCCTCAATTTTTATTCCTACATTTATATCTCTTTCTAATATTAAAAAAACCTTAAATGCCAAAGAAAAAGGATATTCTGAACTTCAATTCTTTGGGCATAAGAGCCCGTCTGTAAATCCAAAGTTACATATAGCATTAGTTTCAAAACTTATCCAAAACAACAACATAGTAATTGATACAGATGGATGGATAACTGGAATCTATGCATATAGACATAAATTAGAATTGATTTATTTAACAGAACCAGAATATATAGTAGTTTTCGAAAATAATATTAATTTAACTTTCCCTAAAGCCCTTGAAAACAGAATATTATATGTAAAGGCATTTCCACTACCAGATAAAAGAGATAGGAATAAAAGACGTAAGTATAGACAAGAACTGTTTAAAGAATACTTTAGTAAAGCTACTATAATACAAATAGAAAGTGATAAACTATTTGGTACTCCGTTAGCTGATTCCCTATTTATAAGTTGGGGAACGCCTTTACAGTTGGTCTACGAACTACCTTGCGAAGGCTATTACGTGCCAAACATTAAAGGTTTATTAGTAGGACTAACAAAAAAAGGTAAAATTGTAGGAGCTGGTATAATCCAGGATATAAATAAGAATTACGTATTAATTAAAACACCAGAAAAAGATTTTGATGGTGTCCTATTGGGTTATATAAGCTTAAATGAGAATTATGAAGATACTGAAGTAAAGATAAGAAAATGCCCCGAATCATCTCATTTGAAGGAATAG
- a CDS encoding Sjogren's syndrome/scleroderma autoantigen 1 family protein, with the protein MSKEDTGVKKAAELLRQGATMLDIACPKCHMPLFKLKNGDIVCPNHGKVIVVKDEEEEKKITLSISLDVLEEVLFKSMNNVVEKIKADPMDGEALLQIIRYLDAIERIRKIKNISPENK; encoded by the coding sequence ATGAGTAAGGAAGATACTGGTGTGAAAAAAGCGGCGGAACTACTAAGACAAGGAGCTACAATGTTAGATATTGCTTGTCCTAAATGTCATATGCCCCTTTTTAAGTTAAAAAATGGGGATATAGTATGTCCTAATCATGGAAAAGTTATTGTTGTGAAAGATGAAGAAGAGGAAAAGAAGATTACTCTTTCTATCTCGTTAGATGTGCTGGAAGAAGTATTGTTTAAAAGTATGAATAATGTTGTTGAAAAAATAAAGGCTGATCCTATGGATGGTGAAGCTTTGTTACAGATAATAAGGTATTTAGATGCTATTGAAAGAATAAGGAAAATTAAGAACATTTCACCAGAGAACAAATGA
- a CDS encoding DNA-directed RNA polymerase subunit F, whose product MSFSLKIEEEHYVPYSFAKKILQDLISNGTSSTILQRTFEYLNSVAKCSSEDALKIMDELKEIIQREDVRAVIASICPTTIEEVRSILVLDSGKTYTTEQIQKIINIVKSHMES is encoded by the coding sequence TTGTCTTTTTCTCTAAAAATAGAAGAAGAGCATTATGTTCCGTATTCTTTTGCTAAAAAAATTCTTCAAGATCTTATATCTAATGGTACTTCTTCTACTATTTTACAAAGAACTTTTGAATATTTAAATAGTGTAGCTAAATGTAGTAGTGAAGACGCATTAAAGATAATGGATGAATTAAAAGAAATTATACAGAGAGAGGATGTGAGAGCAGTAATTGCAAGTATTTGCCCTACCACAATAGAAGAAGTTAGATCGATTTTAGTATTAGATTCTGGGAAAACTTATACTACCGAACAAATACAGAAAATAATTAATATAGTTAAGTCACACATGGAGAGTTGA
- a CDS encoding AAA family ATPase gives MKISDFVFEKGSVVSLYGVAGSGKTNIILQVINEITPSLYISTEGVSYQARVEGIRWKKDVYFANTNNIFELVSIIIKATKLNLKLISVDTINRFYRESRKVKDLEYPILMLLALSRESNVKVLLSWEVAGNNRVSGEKFMRKISEDILRVTKNYIIGNLRVCKFKISSNGVEGCL, from the coding sequence TTGAAAATATCAGATTTCGTTTTTGAGAAGGGGAGTGTTGTTTCCTTATATGGCGTAGCTGGTAGTGGTAAAACTAATATTATACTTCAGGTTATTAATGAAATAACTCCTAGTCTTTATATTTCTACGGAAGGTGTCTCATACCAGGCTAGAGTTGAAGGCATTAGGTGGAAAAAAGATGTATATTTTGCTAATACAAATAATATTTTTGAGTTAGTTTCAATAATAATTAAAGCAACTAAATTAAATTTGAAGTTAATTTCAGTAGATACTATAAATAGATTTTATAGGGAAAGCAGAAAGGTTAAGGATCTAGAGTATCCTATTTTAATGCTATTAGCATTATCAAGAGAGAGTAACGTTAAAGTTCTTTTAAGCTGGGAAGTTGCTGGAAACAATAGAGTTAGCGGTGAAAAATTTATGCGAAAGATATCCGAGGACATTTTAAGGGTTACTAAAAACTATATCATAGGGAATCTTAGAGTTTGTAAGTTTAAGATAAGTTCGAATGGTGTTGAAGGGTGCTTATAA
- the tmk gene encoding dTMP kinase, with product MPRIISFEGIDGAGKTTLAKNVYGVLKKKGYNVILTQEPFTREITELIKKSGWNDPVLLTLLFSADRAFHIKWIMEQKPEIVLMDRYFHSTIAYQSVLGLDEKWIEEVNSKFPKPDIVFLLDIEVNEAIKRIRKDDQFNFEEKINTLEAVRKKYLELARKYNFIVLDAKSKIEELTEKTVQIICSLVKCS from the coding sequence ATGCCCCGAATCATCTCATTTGAAGGAATAGACGGAGCTGGCAAAACAACATTAGCTAAAAATGTATATGGAGTTCTAAAGAAAAAAGGATATAACGTTATTTTAACACAAGAACCCTTTACAAGAGAAATTACTGAGCTAATAAAGAAATCTGGTTGGAATGATCCAGTATTATTAACTTTACTATTCTCAGCAGATAGAGCTTTTCATATAAAATGGATAATGGAACAAAAACCTGAAATAGTTTTAATGGATAGATATTTTCATTCTACAATTGCATATCAAAGTGTACTTGGTTTAGATGAGAAATGGATAGAAGAAGTAAATTCTAAATTCCCTAAACCCGATATAGTCTTCTTACTTGATATAGAGGTTAATGAAGCAATAAAAAGGATTAGGAAAGATGACCAGTTTAATTTTGAGGAAAAGATTAATACATTGGAAGCCGTTAGGAAAAAGTATCTTGAACTAGCTAGAAAGTATAATTTTATAGTACTTGATGCCAAATCTAAAATAGAAGAATTAACAGAAAAAACCGTACAAATCATTTGTTCTCTGGTGAAATGTTCTTAA
- a CDS encoding CDP-2,3-bis-(O-geranylgeranyl)-sn-glycerol synthase translates to MLIIDYVILAILYYLPALVANGSAPFVKNGTPIDFRKNFVDGRRLLGDGKTFEGLLVAVTFGTTVGIILAKFLGIYWIYVSFIESLLAMLGDMVGAFIKRRLGLARGARAIGLDQLDFILGATLALIISKISLNIYEFLSIVVIAFVLHILTNNVAYRLKIKSVPW, encoded by the coding sequence GTGCTTATAATTGATTATGTTATATTAGCTATTTTGTATTATTTGCCAGCATTAGTTGCTAATGGAAGTGCTCCTTTTGTCAAAAATGGTACTCCAATAGATTTTAGAAAAAATTTTGTTGATGGGAGAAGACTTTTGGGTGATGGTAAAACTTTTGAAGGACTTTTAGTAGCAGTTACATTTGGAACTACTGTAGGTATAATATTAGCAAAATTCTTAGGTATTTATTGGATATATGTTAGTTTTATTGAGTCTTTGTTGGCAATGCTTGGTGATATGGTGGGTGCTTTTATAAAAAGAAGATTAGGCTTAGCAAGAGGTGCAAGAGCTATAGGATTAGATCAGTTAGATTTCATACTTGGTGCCACTTTAGCCTTAATAATAAGTAAAATATCTTTAAATATATATGAATTTTTAAGTATAGTAGTTATAGCTTTTGTACTTCATATTTTAACTAATAATGTTGCATATCGATTAAAAATAAAAAGTGTACCGTGGTAA
- a CDS encoding 16S ribosomal RNA methyltransferase A produces MNLGQHFLVNEETIKRFVSYVDLSFRPIIEIGGGKGNITKYIKPDVVIEIDKRFSSYLRNLVIADARFLPVIRGQIVSSLPYYITYEFFEEIMRIDQIKKLILILQYDFAKKILNEPTYISFILNYYYKIDVKENIPPWFFKPKPRVYSTIVLFTRIRSYDEKINLILKCISKYKNKKIANAIKLCNLSSSLSTNINKRVRDFKPCQVLELLNIISTKYV; encoded by the coding sequence ATGAATCTGGGTCAACATTTTCTAGTTAATGAGGAAACTATAAAAAGATTTGTTTCTTATGTTGATCTCTCTTTTAGACCAATAATAGAAATTGGTGGTGGAAAAGGTAATATTACTAAATATATTAAACCAGATGTAGTAATTGAAATTGATAAGAGATTTTCTTCTTATCTTCGTAATCTTGTTATAGCTGATGCTAGATTCCTACCCGTAATAAGAGGCCAAATAGTTTCATCGTTGCCATATTACATTACTTATGAATTCTTTGAAGAAATAATGAGAATAGATCAAATTAAGAAATTAATTCTTATTTTACAATATGATTTTGCTAAAAAAATATTAAATGAGCCTACTTATATCTCTTTCATACTAAATTATTATTATAAAATAGATGTGAAAGAAAATATTCCACCATGGTTTTTTAAACCAAAACCAAGGGTTTATTCTACTATTGTTCTTTTTACAAGAATTAGAAGTTATGATGAGAAAATAAATTTGATTTTGAAATGCATAAGTAAATATAAAAATAAAAAAATTGCGAATGCTATAAAACTATGTAATTTATCTTCTTCTTTAAGTACGAATATAAATAAAAGAGTAAGGGATTTTAAACCATGTCAAGTTTTAGAATTATTGAATATAATAAGTACAAAATATGTCTAA
- a CDS encoding 50S ribosomal protein L21e, with protein sequence MVKHSKGYRTRTRKLLTKNVRERGAVPRLSLLMEEFKEGDYVVIKINPSIHKGMPHRRYHGKVGVIQGKRGKAYIVRVTLGDKEKVIIVRPEHLAKFNGIKNG encoded by the coding sequence ATGGTTAAGCATTCAAAGGGTTATCGAACAAGAACTAGAAAGCTCTTAACTAAGAATGTGAGAGAAAGAGGTGCAGTACCAAGATTAAGTCTATTAATGGAAGAATTTAAAGAAGGAGATTATGTAGTAATTAAAATCAATCCTTCTATACATAAAGGAATGCCTCATAGAAGATATCATGGTAAGGTAGGTGTAATTCAAGGAAAAAGAGGTAAAGCCTATATCGTAAGAGTTACATTAGGTGATAAAGAGAAGGTTATCATAGTTAGACCAGAGCACTTAGCAAAATTTAATGGTATTAAAAATGGGTGA